The Roseovarius sp. EL26 genome has a window encoding:
- the lysM gene encoding peptidoglycan-binding protein LysM, with protein sequence MGLWSFMKDTGKSVFGGGEPEADAVTQEITDLGLDTSGLTIDVVGDVVKVSGEAASQEAKEKIIMAVGNLEGVSAVEDNAGGADPVFHEVQKGDTLWAISAAALGNGARYEEIFEANKPMLSHPDKIYPGQQLRIPQDASA encoded by the coding sequence ATGGGCCTTTGGAGTTTCATGAAAGACACCGGAAAATCAGTCTTTGGCGGCGGCGAACCCGAAGCCGATGCTGTGACACAGGAAATCACCGACCTCGGCCTTGATACATCAGGCCTTACCATCGATGTCGTTGGTGACGTGGTCAAAGTATCCGGCGAGGCAGCCAGTCAGGAAGCCAAGGAAAAGATCATCATGGCCGTAGGCAACCTTGAAGGCGTATCAGCCGTAGAGGATAATGCCGGTGGTGCAGATCCAGTGTTCCACGAAGTTCAAAAAGGTGACACGCTTTGGGCTATCTCAGCTGCGGCACTTGGCAATGGTGCGCGTTACGAAGAGATCTTTGAAGCCAACAAGCCAATGCTAAGCCACCCTGACAAAATCTATCCCGGTCAGCAGCTGCGCATCCCACAGGATGCCTCGGCTTAA
- the ftsZ gene encoding cell division protein FtsZ — MTLNLTMPGHEDLKPRITVFGVGGAGGNAVNNMIEKQLDGVDFVVANTDAQALSQSNSDSRIQLGVKVTEGLGAGAKPAIGSAAAEESIEQIVDHLAGAHMCFITAGMGGGTGTGAAPIIAQAARELGVLTVGVVTKPFQFEGAKRMRQAEEGVETLQRMVDTLIIIPNQNLFRLANEKTTFTEAFSMADDVLYQGVKGVTDLMVRPGLINLDFADVRAVMDEMGKAMMGTGEATGEDRAIQAAEKAIANPLLDEISLRGARGVLINITGGPDLTLFELDEAANRIREEVDGDANIIVGSTMDDLTEGAMRVSVVATGIDASDVPSDMPVPRRSLAEPLKQSIEAEQEDVTPAAVAAEVEPNLFAEVDESEVGSRQPAEDIFNPMGYDEDVASDDAEEMPAPAYTPQVAEATTSDHFEEELDSFIAPKPGTPSPEALARLQAAVNNAPARNAEPQQRTEVRQSEEPAERPRFGINSLINRMTGQGAEAEQASVRQMRQQPPVQSAQPQRESQDDTDEQIEIPAFLRRQAN; from the coding sequence ATGACATTGAATCTCACAATGCCCGGGCATGAAGATCTGAAGCCTCGTATCACCGTTTTTGGTGTTGGCGGCGCAGGCGGCAATGCCGTCAATAATATGATTGAAAAGCAGCTTGATGGCGTCGATTTCGTTGTGGCGAACACCGATGCGCAAGCACTGAGCCAAAGCAATTCAGACAGCCGCATCCAGCTGGGTGTCAAAGTGACCGAAGGTTTGGGCGCAGGCGCAAAACCCGCTATCGGGTCAGCGGCGGCAGAAGAAAGCATCGAACAAATCGTTGATCATCTGGCAGGCGCACACATGTGCTTCATCACCGCTGGTATGGGTGGCGGCACCGGAACCGGCGCAGCCCCGATCATCGCACAAGCCGCCCGCGAACTGGGCGTTCTGACTGTTGGTGTTGTCACCAAGCCGTTCCAGTTCGAGGGCGCCAAGCGTATGCGTCAAGCCGAAGAGGGCGTTGAAACTCTTCAGCGCATGGTCGACACGCTGATCATCATTCCAAACCAGAACCTGTTCCGTCTGGCCAATGAGAAAACCACCTTTACCGAGGCGTTCTCAATGGCAGATGACGTTCTGTATCAAGGTGTTAAAGGCGTGACGGACTTGATGGTTCGCCCTGGTCTGATCAACTTGGACTTTGCTGACGTTCGTGCCGTGATGGACGAAATGGGCAAAGCGATGATGGGAACCGGTGAGGCTACAGGCGAAGATCGCGCGATCCAAGCCGCTGAGAAAGCAATTGCCAACCCGCTGCTGGATGAAATTAGCCTGCGTGGTGCACGTGGTGTTCTGATCAACATCACCGGCGGTCCGGATCTGACACTGTTCGAATTGGACGAAGCGGCCAACCGTATCCGCGAAGAAGTGGACGGCGACGCCAACATCATTGTTGGCTCGACCATGGATGACCTGACTGAAGGCGCGATGCGCGTCAGTGTTGTCGCCACCGGTATTGATGCCAGCGATGTTCCTAGCGACATGCCTGTTCCACGTCGCAGTCTGGCAGAGCCGCTGAAACAATCTATCGAAGCCGAGCAAGAAGATGTTACACCAGCTGCTGTTGCTGCAGAGGTGGAGCCAAATCTTTTCGCAGAGGTCGACGAGAGTGAAGTCGGATCAAGACAGCCAGCAGAAGATATCTTTAACCCAATGGGTTATGATGAAGATGTGGCTTCTGATGATGCAGAAGAAATGCCTGCACCGGCCTACACACCACAGGTTGCGGAAGCTACTACCTCGGATCATTTCGAGGAAGAGTTGGACAGCTTCATCGCGCCTAAGCCGGGCACACCGTCACCAGAAGCACTGGCACGCCTGCAAGCCGCTGTGAACAATGCACCTGCACGCAATGCTGAACCACAGCAACGTACAGAGGTACGGCAAAGCGAAGAGCCGGCTGAACGCCCACGTTTTGGCATCAATTCTTTGATCAACCGAATGACCGGCCAAGGGGCGGAAGCTGAGCAAGCCTCGGTTCGTCAGATGCGCCAACAGCCACCGGTTCAAAGTGCGCAGCCACAACGTGAGTCGCAAGATGACACGGATGAGCAGATTGAAATTCCTGCTTTCTTGCGTCGTCAGGCAAACTAA
- the lpxC gene encoding UDP-3-O-acyl-N-acetylglucosamine deacetylase codes for MQTTIKSLVTFDGVGLHSGAPVRMKILPAMPNSGITFRRVDDVTGNRDLPALWHMVQQTPLCTRLVNDDGVTVSTVEHIMAAIVGCGVNNAVIEVDGPEIPILDGSSAAFVRGILSKGLREMRAPLQVYRITDTVEVRRGESWARFTPADRLLIDFSIEFEDAAIGAQKKTLDMSNGSFVRELSNSRTFCRQADVDMMRAQGLALGGTLENAVVVDGDQVLSPGGLRHKDEAVRHKMLDALGDLGMAGAPILGHYEGFRAGHSLTNELLRTMFANSACFEKVSCTTEMAAKLPGAGVHWGEIPEVA; via the coding sequence TTGCAAACGACGATTAAATCTTTGGTGACTTTTGACGGTGTTGGCCTGCACTCAGGTGCTCCGGTAAGAATGAAGATTCTTCCGGCGATGCCCAATAGTGGTATCACTTTTCGTCGTGTTGATGATGTAACCGGCAATCGCGATCTTCCGGCGTTGTGGCATATGGTTCAGCAGACCCCGTTGTGCACCCGTCTTGTAAATGATGATGGTGTAACAGTTTCGACCGTTGAACACATCATGGCTGCTATCGTGGGTTGCGGTGTGAATAATGCCGTTATTGAAGTGGATGGCCCTGAAATTCCAATTCTCGACGGTAGCTCGGCAGCTTTCGTTCGCGGGATCTTGTCCAAAGGCCTGCGTGAAATGCGTGCGCCTTTGCAAGTCTACCGTATCACTGACACGGTCGAAGTACGACGCGGCGAAAGTTGGGCGCGGTTTACACCTGCGGATCGTTTGCTAATCGATTTCAGCATTGAATTCGAAGACGCTGCTATTGGCGCTCAGAAAAAAACACTGGATATGTCTAACGGTAGCTTTGTGCGTGAGCTGTCCAACAGCCGGACATTCTGTCGTCAGGCTGATGTCGATATGATGCGTGCGCAGGGACTTGCCCTTGGTGGAACGCTGGAAAATGCGGTAGTGGTAGATGGTGATCAGGTGTTGAGCCCGGGAGGCCTGCGCCACAAGGATGAAGCCGTACGTCACAAGATGTTGGATGCATTGGGCGACCTTGGCATGGCTGGCGCACCGATTCTTGGCCATTATGAAGGGTTCCGTGCAGGCCATTCCCTGACCAACGAACTTCTTCGCACCATGTTTGCTAACTCTGCATGCTTCGAAAAAGTATCCTGCACCACTGAAATGGCTGCAAAACTGCCTGGTGCAGGGGTGCATTGGGGTGAAATTCCGGAAGTCGCCTGA
- a CDS encoding aromatic ring-hydroxylating dioxygenase subunit alpha produces the protein MAKDHIDAVEALRANTAVPFEQARAMPPEVYTSLDFMQKELDQVFAKDWFCVGRADSLKNPGDYTTAKLAEQPVMVIRDREGNLQAMSNVCLHRMSTLLHGKGNTRSIVCPYHAWTYNLDGSLRGAPAMTLNEGFCKDQYKLPKVRCEEWLGWVFITLNVDAPPVAEQLAQVEELIGGYDMTNYTEAFYEEHVWDTNWKVLAENFMESYHLPVCHAGTIGGLSKLEDMICPPGLPAFNYHTILKEESLKIAMAHPSNTRLQGDERRTTFLLAIYPSLLITLTPGYFWYLSLHPVAPGKVHIRFGGGMSDDYKDDADAQQNFADLKTLLDDVNVEDRGCTEKVFNGISSGMAKPGHLSHLERPNYDFAQYLMARVDADS, from the coding sequence ATGGCCAAAGATCACATCGATGCCGTTGAGGCGTTGCGCGCAAATACCGCTGTGCCATTCGAGCAAGCCCGCGCCATGCCGCCCGAGGTCTATACCTCACTCGATTTCATGCAAAAGGAACTGGATCAGGTCTTTGCCAAGGACTGGTTCTGCGTGGGCCGCGCAGATAGCCTTAAAAATCCGGGTGATTACACCACTGCCAAGCTGGCCGAGCAGCCGGTGATGGTCATTCGGGATCGTGAGGGTAATCTGCAGGCGATGTCAAACGTTTGTCTGCACCGGATGTCGACCCTGCTGCACGGCAAGGGCAATACGCGGTCCATCGTCTGTCCTTATCACGCCTGGACGTATAACCTTGATGGTTCCTTGCGGGGTGCGCCTGCGATGACCCTGAACGAAGGCTTCTGCAAAGATCAGTACAAGCTGCCCAAAGTTCGTTGCGAGGAATGGCTGGGCTGGGTGTTCATCACTCTAAACGTTGATGCCCCACCAGTGGCCGAGCAACTGGCGCAGGTCGAAGAGCTGATCGGTGGTTATGATATGACTAACTATACCGAGGCGTTCTATGAAGAGCACGTCTGGGACACCAACTGGAAAGTTCTGGCCGAGAACTTCATGGAAAGTTATCATCTGCCAGTCTGTCACGCGGGAACCATCGGTGGCCTGTCCAAGCTTGAGGACATGATCTGCCCTCCGGGTCTCCCAGCTTTCAACTACCACACCATCCTCAAGGAGGAATCGCTGAAAATTGCGATGGCGCATCCCAGCAATACGCGCCTGCAAGGTGACGAGCGCCGCACGACGTTCTTATTGGCGATTTACCCAAGCCTACTGATCACACTGACGCCCGGATACTTCTGGTATCTGTCGCTGCATCCTGTGGCCCCGGGCAAGGTGCATATCCGTTTTGGCGGCGGCATGTCGGATGATTACAAAGATGACGCAGATGCACAGCAGAACTTTGCCGATCTCAAGACTTTGCTGGATGACGTGAACGTTGAGGATCGTGGCTGCACCGAGAAAGTGTTCAACGGGATCAGCTCTGGCATGGCAAAACCGGGTCACCTAAGCCACTTGGAGCGGCCAAATTATGATTTCGCACAGTATCTGATGGCGCGCGTCGACGCAGATAGTTGA
- a CDS encoding peptidoglycan-binding domain-containing protein, with protein MGTRIKPSIVIALSLSVALPSIAQADWKDDLAKGAVGLIILESAKQSQKQSNTQKNTQKDSKGTKKKSTQSGFSRGERIQIQNALNAMGYNAGVADGALGKKSRAAITRFQGAMGYSQTGALTRPQFNHLVSVAPAAGSGNAFTQANPDRQLNPNEVSLLQQSLAKLGYYFGSIDGQAGKGTANAVSSFLTQNGHDPYQTSPLKALVLAGQKSNTPIPAHLVQEASSGHGGSGVFDEPSTGSGQQQASDVFGAPQSGQSATQSNEAAAMFGGTQTGSTDQQQQGGEAAQGQSQSGLDVFAASPQPADASQQTGNATATTQQPQSNLDVFSLDADQAETSDTSSINAAQIPENSEQSSMAELFQVGGSTTDQAEVTDTATEANQNQTASQGGLDVFELGSE; from the coding sequence ATGGGGACCCGCATCAAACCTTCTATCGTCATCGCTTTATCCCTGTCGGTAGCGTTGCCATCGATTGCCCAAGCAGATTGGAAAGATGATCTTGCGAAAGGTGCGGTTGGTCTCATTATCCTTGAGAGCGCGAAGCAAAGTCAAAAACAGAGCAATACGCAAAAGAACACCCAAAAGGATTCTAAAGGAACCAAAAAAAAATCAACGCAGAGTGGGTTTTCACGTGGCGAGCGGATTCAGATACAAAATGCGCTGAATGCCATGGGTTATAATGCCGGAGTTGCTGATGGCGCTCTGGGCAAAAAGTCCCGTGCAGCAATCACTCGTTTTCAGGGGGCCATGGGGTATTCTCAAACGGGTGCTCTGACACGTCCTCAGTTCAATCATCTGGTCAGTGTCGCACCTGCGGCAGGGTCTGGGAATGCCTTTACGCAGGCCAATCCGGACCGCCAGCTCAACCCAAATGAAGTAAGCTTGCTGCAACAAAGCCTCGCTAAACTGGGCTATTATTTTGGGTCGATTGACGGGCAAGCAGGCAAGGGCACCGCCAATGCGGTTTCAAGCTTTCTGACGCAAAATGGTCATGACCCCTATCAGACATCTCCGCTCAAAGCACTGGTACTGGCCGGGCAAAAATCCAACACACCAATCCCTGCTCATCTCGTGCAGGAAGCCAGCTCAGGCCATGGGGGATCTGGTGTATTTGACGAGCCATCGACAGGCTCAGGTCAGCAACAGGCAAGCGACGTTTTCGGCGCCCCTCAATCTGGACAATCTGCGACACAATCAAATGAGGCCGCAGCCATGTTCGGAGGCACGCAAACCGGAAGCACCGACCAGCAACAACAAGGCGGCGAAGCAGCGCAGGGGCAATCACAAAGCGGATTAGATGTATTTGCCGCGAGCCCTCAACCCGCCGATGCATCGCAACAAACCGGCAATGCAACCGCAACGACCCAACAACCCCAAAGCAACCTTGATGTCTTCTCGCTTGATGCTGATCAGGCAGAAACCAGCGACACCAGTTCAATAAATGCGGCCCAGATACCCGAAAATTCTGAACAGTCATCAATGGCGGAGCTATTCCAAGTCGGTGGGTCTACAACTGATCAGGCAGAAGTGACAGACACTGCGACTGAAGCCAATCAAAATCAGACCGCCTCGCAGGGCGGCCTGGACGTGTTTGAACTGGGCAGCGAATAA
- a CDS encoding outer membrane protein assembly factor BamD codes for MKFGTLRAKLLTGVIVSVALAGCSGSIDNKVERGDVNYEEFTAEQIYERAEYDLARNDPDLAASVFAEVERLYPYSELAKRSVIMQAFSYHQAKDYENSRAASQRFIDFYPTDEDAAYAQYLLALSYYDQIDEVGRDQGLTFQALQSLRQVIELYPDSEYARASILKFDLAFDHLAGKEMEIGRYYLRRDHYGSAINRFRVVVEDFQTTSHTAEALHRLVEAYLSLGLYNEARTAGAILGHNFKGTQWYEDSYALLTGQGLTLEAAGDSWLRQVHRQMIKGQWL; via the coding sequence ATGAAATTCGGCACGCTCCGAGCAAAGCTTTTAACTGGTGTTATTGTTTCTGTTGCTCTGGCAGGATGCTCAGGCAGCATTGATAACAAAGTTGAACGCGGCGACGTAAACTACGAAGAATTCACAGCAGAGCAGATCTACGAGCGTGCTGAATATGATTTGGCACGTAATGATCCGGATCTGGCGGCCAGTGTATTTGCCGAGGTCGAACGGCTTTACCCTTATTCTGAATTGGCGAAGCGCTCTGTTATCATGCAGGCCTTTTCTTATCATCAGGCCAAAGATTACGAAAACAGCCGCGCTGCGTCCCAGCGTTTCATTGATTTCTATCCCACCGACGAAGATGCTGCCTATGCGCAGTACTTGCTGGCGCTGAGCTACTATGATCAGATCGACGAAGTCGGCCGCGATCAGGGTTTGACCTTTCAGGCACTGCAGTCCCTGCGTCAGGTGATTGAACTGTATCCAGACAGTGAATATGCCCGCGCGTCGATTCTAAAATTTGATCTGGCCTTTGACCATCTGGCAGGCAAAGAAATGGAAATCGGACGCTATTATTTGCGTCGCGACCATTACGGCTCTGCGATTAACCGGTTTCGGGTTGTGGTCGAAGATTTCCAGACCACCAGTCACACGGCCGAGGCGCTACACCGTCTGGTCGAAGCTTATCTGTCGCTGGGGCTTTATAATGAGGCGCGAACTGCCGGCGCCATTCTGGGCCACAACTTCAAGGGCACCCAGTGGTACGAAGACAGTTACGCTTTGCTAACCGGTCAAGGACTCACGCTTGAAGCTGCAGGTGACAGTTGGCTTCGCCAGGTTCATCGCCAGATGATCAAAGGCCAATGGCTCTGA
- the recN gene encoding DNA repair protein RecN — protein MLRGLDIRDMLIIDRLELTFQPGLNVLTGETGAGKSILLDSLGFVLGWRGRAELVRSGAEQGEVQAWFDLPDDHLARTVLEEHGLPVEDELILRRINTREGRKTAWVNDRRCSGEVLRKLSETLIELHGQHDDRGLLNPSGHRNLLDSFGQLDDLRAETRKYWRDLAQARRQLQTAEAALEEIRVEEDFLRHAVAELDALDPQIGEDEKLDTERRLMQGAERIRDDVAKAQSALGSDGAEGAATDAMRWLEGAAESAEGMLDEALSALSRAMVELDEAAGSVSRCLEQLHFDPAELEHTEERLFAIRAMARKHEVQAEELPGLTVELRQRLNQLEQGDADLKALVAAVEAAQRSYYQAAETLTQARKSAAKALDKAVTDELAPLKMERAVFETAFEVAEDGPEGRDAVTFRVATNPGAPSGPLAKIASGGELSRFLLALKVCLAGDEGAITMIFDEIDRGVGGATADAVGRRLAQLAGQGQVLVVTHSPQVAALAAHHWRVEKRVENEMTLSTVKPLDSNDRIDEIARMLSGDRITDAARAAATALMSA, from the coding sequence ATGCTCAGGGGCCTCGATATTCGCGACATGCTGATTATCGATCGGTTGGAACTGACGTTTCAACCGGGGCTCAATGTGCTAACCGGTGAAACCGGGGCAGGAAAATCTATCTTGTTGGACTCTTTAGGCTTTGTTCTGGGTTGGCGGGGGCGCGCCGAATTGGTGCGCAGCGGTGCCGAACAGGGCGAAGTGCAGGCTTGGTTTGATCTGCCCGATGACCACCTTGCTCGGACGGTCTTGGAAGAACACGGCTTGCCGGTCGAAGATGAGCTGATCTTGCGCCGCATTAACACTCGTGAAGGCCGTAAGACAGCTTGGGTGAATGATCGGCGTTGTTCTGGCGAAGTGCTGCGCAAGCTGTCTGAGACCTTGATCGAATTACATGGGCAGCATGATGACCGTGGCCTGTTAAACCCAAGTGGCCACCGCAACCTGTTGGACAGCTTTGGCCAGCTGGACGATCTGCGCGCTGAGACCCGTAAATACTGGCGTGATCTGGCGCAGGCGCGCAGGCAATTGCAAACTGCCGAAGCCGCACTGGAAGAAATTCGCGTTGAGGAGGATTTCTTACGTCATGCCGTGGCTGAGCTGGACGCGCTTGATCCGCAAATTGGCGAGGATGAAAAGCTTGATACAGAACGCCGCTTAATGCAGGGGGCAGAACGGATCCGAGATGACGTTGCCAAGGCGCAAAGTGCTTTGGGCTCTGATGGAGCTGAAGGCGCGGCGACCGATGCAATGCGCTGGCTTGAAGGCGCGGCAGAAAGTGCCGAGGGCATGCTGGATGAGGCGCTATCGGCGCTGTCGCGTGCCATGGTAGAGTTGGACGAAGCGGCCGGATCGGTTTCGCGTTGTCTTGAACAGCTGCATTTTGACCCAGCTGAATTGGAACACACCGAAGAACGACTGTTCGCCATTCGTGCGATGGCCCGCAAACACGAGGTTCAAGCAGAAGAGTTACCGGGATTGACTGTTGAATTGCGTCAAAGGCTGAATCAGTTAGAGCAGGGCGATGCCGACCTCAAAGCTCTGGTAGCCGCTGTCGAGGCTGCGCAACGTAGCTATTATCAAGCCGCTGAAACCCTCACACAAGCTCGTAAATCAGCTGCCAAGGCGCTGGATAAGGCCGTGACAGATGAACTTGCCCCGCTGAAAATGGAACGTGCCGTTTTTGAAACTGCATTTGAGGTGGCTGAAGACGGCCCCGAGGGCCGTGACGCGGTGACTTTCCGTGTAGCCACCAACCCCGGCGCGCCGTCTGGTCCGCTGGCCAAGATCGCATCGGGTGGGGAACTCAGCCGCTTTTTGCTGGCGCTCAAGGTCTGCCTGGCGGGTGACGAAGGTGCAATCACCATGATCTTTGACGAGATAGACCGAGGTGTTGGCGGGGCCACGGCAGATGCTGTGGGCCGTCGTCTGGCACAATTGGCCGGACAGGGGCAGGTTCTAGTGGTGACACACTCGCCACAGGTTGCAGCCCTTGCTGCACATCACTGGCGGGTCGAAAAACGGGTCGAGAATGAGATGACCTTATCTACTGTCAAGCCATTGGATTCCAATGATCGGATCGATGAAATTGCTCGCATGTTGTCAGGCGATCGTATCACCGACGCCGCCCGTGCGGCGGCAACGGCGTTGATGTCAGCTTAG
- a CDS encoding ABC transporter transmembrane domain-containing protein has protein sequence MRTAKADAELKQRDTSKRIGALSSLWPFIRPYRILALGALLALMLTAGVSLTLPLAVRRVIDNFNAHDSALLNLYFTAAIGIAGLLAVGTGLRYALVTRLGERVVADIRKAVFARVITMSPTFYERVMTGEIISRITTDTTLILSVIGSSVSIALRNFLIFLGGLVLMLFTSAKLAGLVLLIVPLVIVPILTLGRRLRVLSRINQDRIADSSGNASEALLSLQTIQAFSQEGATRQRFDTVTEASFDAARKRITVRALMTVIVIFLVFTGVVGVLWIGALDVRNGTMSAGALVQFVIYSIMVAGSVAALSEIWGELQRAAGATERLIDLLQAEDQVRDPALPKALPTHVSGAIHFDGVCFSYPSRPEVAALDQITLDIKPGETVALVGPSGAGKTSIIQLVQRFYDPSQGQISLDGVPLSDMARHEFRQAMALVPQDPVIFAASARENIRFGRMDASDAEVEQAACAAAAHEFITALPDGYDSYVGERGVMLSGGQKQRIAIARAILRDAPVLLLDEATSALDAESERAVQSAVEDMAKTRTTLIIAHRLATVKKADRIIVMDQGRIVAQGTHDTLVAEGGLYARLARLQFTDGEAA, from the coding sequence GTGCGCACAGCCAAGGCAGACGCAGAGCTCAAGCAACGTGACACCTCGAAGCGGATCGGGGCACTGTCCAGCCTTTGGCCATTTATCCGCCCCTACCGCATTCTGGCCTTAGGTGCGCTATTGGCGTTAATGCTGACGGCAGGCGTTTCATTGACGCTTCCACTGGCAGTGCGTCGGGTGATTGACAACTTCAACGCACATGACAGCGCTTTGCTAAACCTCTATTTTACTGCGGCCATCGGCATTGCGGGCCTTCTGGCCGTGGGAACGGGCCTGCGTTATGCGCTGGTCACCCGGCTGGGCGAGCGGGTCGTGGCCGATATCCGCAAGGCAGTTTTTGCTCGTGTCATCACCATGAGCCCCACATTTTACGAGCGGGTGATGACCGGAGAGATCATCTCGCGCATCACCACAGATACAACATTGATCCTGTCAGTGATCGGCTCATCAGTTTCTATTGCTCTACGCAACTTTCTGATCTTTTTAGGCGGGCTGGTTTTGATGCTGTTTACCTCGGCCAAACTGGCCGGGCTTGTCCTGCTGATTGTGCCTTTGGTGATTGTGCCAATTCTTACACTTGGACGGCGCCTGCGTGTTCTCAGCCGGATCAATCAGGACCGGATCGCTGACAGTTCGGGCAATGCATCCGAAGCGCTGCTGAGCCTGCAAACCATTCAGGCCTTTTCGCAAGAGGGCGCAACACGGCAACGCTTTGATACGGTGACCGAAGCCAGTTTTGACGCCGCCCGTAAACGTATCACAGTGCGTGCGCTGATGACCGTCATTGTAATCTTTCTGGTCTTCACCGGCGTGGTTGGGGTGCTGTGGATCGGTGCACTGGATGTCCGCAATGGAACCATGAGCGCAGGCGCGCTGGTTCAATTCGTGATCTATTCGATCATGGTTGCGGGGTCGGTTGCAGCGCTGTCTGAAATCTGGGGCGAATTGCAACGCGCCGCTGGGGCAACCGAGCGTCTGATTGATTTGCTGCAGGCCGAAGACCAGGTTCGGGACCCCGCACTGCCAAAAGCCTTGCCCACCCATGTGAGTGGTGCAATCCATTTCGATGGCGTCTGTTTTTCCTATCCTTCACGCCCCGAGGTCGCCGCGCTAGATCAGATCACACTAGATATCAAACCCGGTGAAACTGTCGCCCTTGTTGGGCCTTCTGGCGCGGGGAAAACCAGTATTATCCAACTGGTGCAACGGTTCTACGATCCCTCGCAGGGCCAGATCAGTCTGGATGGTGTGCCTTTGTCTGATATGGCGCGTCATGAATTCCGTCAGGCCATGGCATTGGTCCCTCAAGACCCAGTGATTTTTGCCGCCTCGGCCCGCGAAAACATCCGTTTTGGCCGTATGGATGCTAGCGACGCCGAGGTCGAGCAAGCTGCCTGCGCCGCCGCAGCACATGAGTTCATCACCGCCCTGCCCGACGGTTATGACAGTTATGTCGGCGAACGCGGTGTGATGCTGTCAGGTGGCCAAAAGCAACGCATCGCCATAGCCCGCGCCATTTTGCGAGACGCGCCAGTGTTGCTCCTGGATGAGGCCACCTCAGCGCTTGATGCTGAAAGCGAGCGCGCGGTGCAAAGTGCCGTTGAAGACATGGCCAAGACCCGCACAACCCTGATCATTGCCCACCGTCTGGCCACAGTGAAAAAGGCGGATCGGATCATCGTCATGGATCAAGGTCGCATCGTCGCTCAAGGCACCCACGACACCCTCGTGGCTGAGGGCGGGCTTTACGCGCGACTCGCTCGGCTACAATTCACCGATGGTGAGGCCGCCTGA
- a CDS encoding DUF4440 domain-containing protein, producing MRLFTQTIAAVIVASSPYVVHAGTVEDIAARNETFKAAFNSGDAAGVAAHYTEDATVLAPDAPLLEGREAIQGIWQAYIDAGVKELTLTTVTLEDMGASANEIGAFTLMAPDGNGGMVQAGGKYVIVWKTDASGVWHLHWDIWNSTP from the coding sequence ATGAGACTTTTTACCCAAACAATAGCTGCGGTCATAGTTGCATCGTCGCCCTATGTTGTCCACGCTGGAACGGTTGAAGACATCGCCGCCAGAAATGAAACATTTAAAGCCGCATTTAACAGCGGTGATGCGGCTGGGGTTGCCGCGCATTATACTGAGGACGCAACTGTTCTTGCGCCCGACGCCCCTCTCCTTGAAGGGCGCGAAGCTATTCAAGGCATTTGGCAAGCCTACATTGATGCCGGGGTTAAGGAACTAACCCTGACAACCGTCACTCTTGAGGATATGGGCGCGTCGGCAAACGAAATTGGAGCCTTCACGCTGATGGCACCCGATGGGAACGGTGGGATGGTGCAGGCCGGCGGCAAATATGTCATCGTTTGGAAGACGGATGCTAGTGGTGTCTGGCATCTGCATTGGGACATATGGAACAGCACGCCTTAA